A section of the Ornithinimicrobium sufpigmenti genome encodes:
- a CDS encoding ThiF family adenylyltransferase, which yields MTRPVPLAPLVEPGQALTPEQVTRYSRHLLVPGMGIEAQRRLLAARVAVVGAGGLGSPILAYLAAAGVGHLTIIDDDVIDTTNLQRQVVHRSDAVGVRKVDSAADYVRGLNPDVSVEVRHTRITPDNAQDLLGEHHLVLDGADNFPTRYAVSDACRALGLPVVWAAVLRFDAQISTFVPGLDDAVSLRDLFPVPPRPEDVPSCSEAGVLGALVGQVGSIMAGEAVKLICGFGEPLVGRVLLVDALSQRTREIPLRPAGAHLPPVEREPVREMVPLTEHSAEEVSAMIGSGAPVLLDVREPAEHELGTVPGALRVPVGEVLTWDELDHHLPDGPVVVYCKAGPRARRAAAHLVRLGRDDVSVMTGGMLAWIERVDPSLPTY from the coding sequence GTGACCCGTCCCGTACCCCTGGCCCCGCTCGTCGAGCCCGGGCAGGCGCTCACCCCCGAGCAGGTGACGCGCTACTCCCGTCATCTGCTGGTGCCGGGGATGGGCATCGAGGCGCAGCGCAGGCTGCTGGCCGCACGGGTCGCGGTCGTCGGGGCCGGTGGGCTGGGCAGCCCGATCCTGGCCTACCTGGCCGCAGCCGGCGTCGGGCACCTGACGATCATCGACGACGACGTCATCGACACGACCAACCTGCAGCGCCAGGTCGTGCACCGCAGCGACGCCGTCGGCGTCCGCAAGGTCGACTCAGCCGCCGACTACGTCCGCGGCCTCAACCCCGACGTCTCGGTCGAGGTACGCCATACCCGGATCACGCCCGACAACGCGCAGGACCTCCTCGGGGAGCATCACCTCGTGCTCGACGGGGCCGACAACTTCCCGACCCGGTATGCCGTCTCCGACGCCTGCCGGGCGCTCGGGCTGCCGGTCGTCTGGGCGGCCGTCCTGCGCTTCGACGCGCAGATCTCCACCTTCGTGCCGGGGCTGGACGACGCGGTCAGCCTGCGCGACCTCTTCCCCGTCCCGCCCCGGCCCGAGGACGTGCCGTCCTGCTCCGAGGCGGGCGTGCTGGGGGCGCTGGTCGGCCAGGTCGGGTCGATCATGGCAGGGGAGGCGGTGAAGCTGATCTGCGGCTTCGGCGAGCCGCTGGTGGGCAGGGTCCTGCTCGTCGACGCCCTGAGCCAGCGCACCCGGGAGATCCCGCTGCGCCCGGCCGGCGCCCACCTGCCGCCGGTCGAGCGGGAGCCCGTGCGCGAGATGGTGCCGCTCACCGAGCACTCGGCCGAGGAGGTCTCGGCCATGATCGGCAGCGGCGCCCCCGTCCTCCTCGACGTGCGCGAGCCGGCCGAGCACGAGCTGGGCACGGTGCCGGGGGCGCTCCGCGTGCCGGTGGGCGAGGTACTCACCTGGGACGAGCTCGACCACCACCTGCCCGACGGCCCCGTCGTCGTCTACTGCAAGGCCGGGCCGCGGGCCCGTCGCGCAGCCGCCCATCTGGTCCGCCTGGGCCGGGACGACGTCAGCGTGATGACCGGGGGCATGCTCGCCTGGATCGAGCGCGTCGACCCCTCCCTGCCCACGTACTGA
- the mobA gene encoding molybdenum cofactor guanylyltransferase, translating to MASSIVDLVILAGGRGSRLGGQDKAALVVGGRSLVERLLQDVDLGGVVVVVGHTPLPPLPDGRTVLQTLEDPPDGGPVAGIAAGLDALDGISAPRTPVDPAPAGGLDVADRPDVPVGPKVGDRGWVAVAAVDQPEAARALALLAAELPYVDEEVEAVSPVDSTGHRQWLLAVYRRDALTRALEALPDVRDTSVRRLVSGLHWQDVTMDPQHLGDVDTWQDVEDWARRVAHDDVTGSC from the coding sequence ATGGCGTCATCGATCGTTGACCTGGTGATACTCGCCGGTGGGCGGGGGTCCCGGCTGGGGGGCCAGGACAAGGCTGCCCTGGTCGTCGGGGGCCGCTCCCTCGTCGAGCGTCTGTTGCAGGACGTGGATCTTGGCGGCGTGGTGGTCGTGGTGGGCCACACACCCTTGCCCCCGCTGCCGGACGGCCGGACCGTGCTGCAAACCCTGGAGGACCCGCCTGACGGTGGTCCGGTGGCGGGCATCGCTGCTGGTCTGGACGCGTTGGATGGCATCAGCGCACCAAGGACCCCAGTGGATCCGGCGCCCGCCGGCGGCCTCGATGTCGCGGACCGTCCGGACGTCCCGGTCGGGCCGAAGGTAGGGGACCGCGGGTGGGTCGCGGTCGCGGCCGTCGACCAGCCCGAAGCCGCCCGCGCCCTCGCGCTCCTGGCAGCCGAGCTGCCCTACGTCGACGAGGAGGTCGAGGCGGTGAGCCCGGTCGACTCGACCGGGCACCGGCAGTGGCTGCTGGCCGTCTACCGCAGGGACGCCCTGACCCGCGCGCTCGAGGCCCTGCCCGACGTGCGGGACACCTCCGTGCGCCGCCTGGTCTCCGGGCTGCACTGGCAGGACGTCACCATGGACCCGCAGCACCTCGGCGACGTCGACACCTGGCAGGACGTCGAGGACTGGGCCCGCCGCGTCGCCCACGACGACGTCACCGGTTCCTGCTGA
- the narJ gene encoding nitrate reductase molybdenum cofactor assembly chaperone, with protein MLPWRRHRRTQPALDAQAQADTWQVCSLLLDYPDDQLPARLPVLREVIAGLPASAVEPLDRFLDHVETVVAEDGLGALQIAYVDTFDVTRKCALHLTYFLYGDTRNRGVALVRFKQLYREHGVELREGEDSPAELPDFLPVVLEFGATTAPDAAWKLLNDHRVGIELLRRALDKRSSPWLDVLSAVRATLPALDSDDEVALAKLIAQGPPQETVGLDDAALNAPYAIDPALDQMRESPMQPSAGCGDGAPHTSPAQLGSTIPVGAPR; from the coding sequence ATGCTGCCCTGGAGGCGGCACCGCCGCACGCAGCCGGCGCTGGACGCGCAGGCCCAGGCCGACACCTGGCAGGTGTGCTCGCTCCTGCTGGACTACCCCGACGACCAGCTGCCGGCGCGGCTGCCGGTGCTGCGCGAGGTGATCGCCGGTCTCCCGGCGTCGGCGGTCGAGCCGCTGGACCGGTTCCTGGACCACGTCGAGACCGTCGTCGCGGAGGACGGCCTCGGCGCCCTCCAGATCGCCTACGTCGACACCTTCGACGTCACCCGCAAGTGCGCCCTGCACCTGACGTACTTCCTGTACGGCGACACCCGCAACCGGGGCGTCGCCCTCGTCCGGTTCAAGCAGCTCTACCGCGAGCACGGGGTGGAGCTGCGCGAGGGCGAGGACAGCCCGGCCGAGCTGCCCGACTTCCTTCCGGTGGTGCTGGAGTTCGGGGCGACCACCGCCCCTGACGCGGCCTGGAAGCTGCTCAACGACCACCGGGTCGGCATCGAGCTGCTGCGCCGGGCCCTGGACAAGCGGTCCTCGCCCTGGCTCGACGTGCTGTCGGCGGTCCGCGCCACGCTCCCCGCGCTGGACAGCGACGACGAGGTCGCGCTGGCCAAGCTCATCGCCCAGGGCCCGCCGCAGGAGACGGTCGGCCTGGACGACGCCGCGCTCAACGCGCCCTACGCCATCGACCCCGCCCTCGACCAGATGCGCGAGTCACCCATGCAGCCCAGCGCCGGCTGCGGCGACGGCGCACCGCATACCTCCCCCGCCCAGCTCGGATCCACCATCCCCGTAGGAGCCCCCCGATGA
- a CDS encoding MoaD/ThiS family protein: protein MATVRYFAAAAEAAGIQSERVDADDLGSLLADLRSRHGAELARVLERSSVLHEGQYVSDPALPLAHDAELDVLPPFAGG, encoded by the coding sequence ATGGCCACGGTGAGGTACTTCGCGGCGGCCGCGGAAGCGGCCGGGATCCAGAGCGAGCGGGTGGACGCCGACGACCTCGGCAGCCTGCTCGCCGACCTTCGCTCCAGGCACGGGGCGGAGCTGGCCCGGGTGCTGGAACGCAGCTCTGTGCTGCACGAGGGGCAGTATGTCTCCGACCCGGCCCTGCCGCTGGCCCACGACGCCGAACTGGACGTGCTCCCCCCCTTCGCCGGAGGCTGA
- a CDS encoding helix-turn-helix transcriptional regulator — translation MRAAETPNEGAALLTSAVRRRIVDTLAGLPRLAVEGRPTRASGLTAAELGQLLSLHSTTVRFHLDQLVAAGLLEAHFVRGGGAGRPKKKYVVVDGELTPSESPQAEGPYQVLATLLAEALDPDSVAHLSPEEAGAEWVRQRLADRGQVGPEEPAATAGEWLGKMGHVVDLLAEWGYTPDLSVDGAEGETTLTLRDCPFLELARVRPAVVCGVHRGLLRGALEVAGEEQAEVSLRPFVGPQTCHAVIFRDGGPADVEGLVLPDDLPATAAPATAAPATAPPSGAPHTEPVSTEPQPPEPPALGPATGA, via the coding sequence GTGAGGGCCGCCGAGACGCCGAACGAGGGAGCAGCGCTGCTCACCTCCGCCGTGCGCCGGCGGATCGTGGACACCCTGGCGGGCCTGCCCCGGCTGGCCGTCGAGGGCCGACCGACCCGCGCCAGCGGGCTCACCGCAGCAGAGCTGGGCCAGCTGCTGAGCCTGCACAGCACGACCGTGCGCTTCCACCTCGACCAGCTGGTCGCCGCGGGCCTGCTGGAGGCGCACTTCGTCCGGGGCGGGGGAGCGGGGCGGCCGAAGAAGAAGTACGTCGTCGTCGACGGAGAGCTCACCCCCTCGGAGTCGCCGCAGGCCGAAGGGCCGTACCAGGTGCTGGCCACGCTCCTCGCCGAGGCGCTGGACCCGGACTCCGTGGCGCACCTGTCCCCGGAGGAGGCGGGAGCCGAGTGGGTCCGCCAGCGGCTGGCCGACCGGGGTCAGGTCGGGCCGGAGGAGCCCGCGGCGACCGCCGGCGAGTGGCTCGGGAAGATGGGGCACGTGGTCGACCTGCTGGCCGAGTGGGGCTACACGCCCGATCTCAGCGTCGACGGTGCCGAGGGGGAGACGACCCTGACGCTGCGGGACTGCCCCTTCCTCGAGCTGGCCCGGGTCCGCCCGGCCGTGGTCTGCGGGGTGCACCGCGGTCTGCTCCGCGGCGCGCTGGAGGTCGCCGGGGAGGAGCAGGCCGAGGTCAGCCTGCGTCCCTTCGTCGGACCGCAGACCTGCCACGCCGTGATCTTCCGCGACGGCGGGCCCGCTGACGTCGAGGGCCTGGTCCTGCCCGACGACCTGCCCGCCACCGCTGCGCCCGCCACCGCTGCGCCCGCGACAGCTCCGCCGTCCGGCGCACCGCATACGGAGCCCGTCAGCACCGAACCGCAACCCCCGGAACCGCCCGCCCTCGGGCCGGCGACCGGGGCCTAG
- the narI gene encoding respiratory nitrate reductase subunit gamma yields the protein MSTFLWVIVPYVCLAIFVVGHVWRYRYDKFGWTTRSSQLYERKLLRIGSPLFHFGILGVAAGHFMGLVIPKSWTDRVIPEEIYHQFAVIGGVIFGIMTVVGLAILVYRRRTVGPVFSATTVNDKVMYAALMLVIVLGALNTLQTAGIGVSPAQTGDHGYFNYRENVSVWFRQIFWFQPDPTLMEGIPWSFRAHAFWAFILFAMWPFTRLVHVFSAPLGYFVRPYIVYRSRDVRRGTATGTRAQKRGWERVG from the coding sequence ATGAGTACCTTCCTCTGGGTGATCGTCCCGTACGTCTGCCTGGCGATCTTCGTGGTCGGACACGTGTGGCGGTACCGCTACGACAAGTTCGGGTGGACCACCCGCAGCTCCCAGCTCTACGAGCGCAAGCTCCTGCGGATCGGCAGCCCGCTGTTCCACTTCGGCATCCTGGGCGTGGCGGCCGGTCACTTCATGGGGCTGGTGATTCCCAAGTCGTGGACCGACCGGGTGATCCCCGAGGAGATCTACCACCAGTTCGCGGTCATCGGCGGGGTCATCTTCGGGATCATGACGGTGGTCGGCCTGGCGATCCTGGTCTACCGGCGCCGCACCGTCGGGCCGGTCTTCTCGGCCACCACGGTCAACGACAAGGTCATGTATGCCGCGCTGATGCTCGTCATCGTGCTGGGTGCGCTCAACACCCTGCAGACCGCCGGGATCGGGGTCAGCCCCGCGCAGACCGGCGACCACGGCTACTTCAACTACCGGGAGAACGTCTCGGTGTGGTTCCGGCAGATCTTCTGGTTCCAGCCGGACCCGACGCTGATGGAGGGCATCCCCTGGAGCTTCCGGGCGCACGCGTTCTGGGCGTTCATCCTGTTCGCGATGTGGCCGTTCACCCGGCTGGTGCACGTCTTCTCCGCCCCGCTGGGCTACTTCGTGCGGCCCTACATCGTCTACCGCTCCCGCGACGTCCGCCGGGGCACCGCCACCGGCACCCGGGCGCAGAAGCGTGGCTGGGAGCGGGTCGGCTGA
- a CDS encoding nitrate reductase subunit alpha, which yields MSQSTQSRPGLDGPLSQALVSTSRFFTRGEVSDDQRSVHVTGGRSGDAFYRDRWSHDKVVRSTHGVNCTGSCSWKVYVKDGIITWEAQQTDYPSAGADRPEYEPRGCPRGAAFSWYTYSPTRVRYPYVRGTLLEMFREARREYGDSVLAWASIVQDEEKARAYKSARGKGGLVRSTWEEVVDLIAAAHVYTVKRYGPDRIAGFSPIPAMSPVSYSSGSRFHELIGAPMLSFYDWYADLPNASPQMFGDQTDVPESGDWWDAGYLIMWGSNVPLTRTPDAHWMVEARYRGQKVIAVSPDYADNVKFADEWVASDPGTDGALAMGMGHVVLKEFFVDQQVDFFTDYNKRFTDLPYLVTLVQQEDGTYQPSKFLTAGDLDGHYPEQQSENALWKPAVLDRAVDDVAIPNGSIGHRYGDDGAGRWNLDLDGIDPALTLYGDTGEAVEVVLPRFDNVEGQMRTERRGVPVRRVGEHLVTTVLDLMLAHYGVARDGLPGQWPTGYEDPSVPATPAWAAEICGAPPEQIIRIAREWAQNAIDTNGRGMILMGAGTNHWYHSDQVYRAMLVLTTITGCQGRNGGGWAHYVGQEKIRPIMGFQHLAFALDWVRPPRHMNQTAYWYVHTSQYRYDTFDADAINGNTGLFAGQTTMDLLAQSVRLGWTPSYPQFDRSSLQVADEAAAAGMSAPEYVASQLKEGTLQFAVEDPENPENFPRILSLWRANLLGSSAKGNEYFLKHLLGADNAVKATEAPEHLRPHGIPWPERAPEGKLDLLLTLDFRMTSSTLFSDVVLPAATWYEKHDLNTTDMHPFIHSFNPAISPPWQSKTDWEAWKAIAKRFSELAVDHLGTRKDVVTKPLWHDTPEAMATVHGRVLDWKTGEVDAIPGKTLPVIAEVERDYTAIYDKMTAIGPLLKNVGMQTKGVKYEVSREVDILAQRNGVVRGGAADGQPTLATDIQFADAIMHLSAVSNGHLATQGFKFLEQRTGTQLHDLASEHEGKQITFADTQAAPVPVITSPEWSGSESGGRRYSPFTINIERSKPFHTLTGRQQFYLDHDWMLGMGEALPTYRPPLNMKTLFGESTPGEQNELGVSVRYLTPHNKWSIHSEYQDNLFMLSLSRGGQVIWMSDKDAAKIGVKDNDWIEAVNRNGVVACRAIVSHRMPEGTVYMHHAQDRLIDVPLTETDRKRGGIHNSLTRILMKPSHIIGGYAQHAYFFNYIGPTGNNRDEVTMIRKRTAKVEY from the coding sequence ATGAGCCAGAGCACCCAGAGCCGTCCGGGTTTGGACGGGCCGCTGAGCCAGGCGCTGGTGAGCACCAGCCGGTTCTTCACCCGCGGCGAGGTCTCGGACGACCAGCGCTCGGTCCACGTCACCGGTGGCCGCTCCGGAGACGCCTTCTACCGCGACCGGTGGAGCCACGACAAGGTCGTCCGCTCCACCCACGGCGTCAACTGCACCGGCTCCTGCAGCTGGAAGGTCTACGTCAAGGACGGGATCATCACCTGGGAGGCGCAGCAGACGGACTACCCGTCGGCCGGTGCTGACCGCCCGGAGTACGAGCCCCGCGGATGCCCCCGCGGCGCCGCCTTCTCCTGGTACACCTACAGCCCCACCCGGGTGCGCTACCCCTACGTGCGCGGCACCCTGCTGGAGATGTTCCGGGAGGCGCGCCGGGAGTACGGCGACTCCGTGCTCGCCTGGGCCTCGATCGTCCAGGACGAAGAGAAGGCCCGCGCCTACAAGAGCGCGCGCGGCAAGGGCGGGCTGGTCCGCTCCACCTGGGAGGAGGTCGTGGACCTCATCGCGGCGGCGCACGTCTACACGGTCAAGCGCTACGGCCCGGACCGGATCGCCGGCTTCTCCCCGATCCCGGCGATGTCGCCGGTCTCCTACTCCTCCGGCTCCCGGTTCCACGAGCTCATCGGCGCGCCGATGCTCTCCTTCTACGACTGGTATGCCGACCTGCCCAACGCCTCCCCGCAGATGTTCGGCGACCAGACCGACGTGCCGGAGTCCGGGGACTGGTGGGACGCCGGCTACCTGATCATGTGGGGCTCCAACGTCCCGCTGACCCGCACCCCCGACGCGCACTGGATGGTCGAGGCCCGCTACCGCGGCCAGAAGGTCATCGCGGTCTCCCCCGACTACGCCGACAACGTCAAGTTCGCCGACGAGTGGGTCGCCTCCGACCCGGGCACCGACGGCGCCCTGGCGATGGGGATGGGCCACGTGGTCCTCAAGGAGTTCTTCGTCGACCAGCAGGTGGACTTCTTCACCGACTACAACAAGCGCTTCACCGACCTGCCCTACCTGGTCACCCTCGTCCAGCAGGAGGACGGCACGTACCAACCGTCAAAGTTCCTGACCGCCGGCGACCTGGACGGGCACTACCCCGAGCAGCAGAGCGAGAACGCGCTGTGGAAGCCGGCCGTCCTGGACCGCGCGGTCGACGACGTCGCCATCCCCAACGGCTCGATCGGCCACCGCTACGGCGACGACGGCGCCGGCCGGTGGAACCTCGACCTGGACGGCATCGACCCCGCGCTGACGCTCTACGGCGACACCGGTGAGGCCGTGGAGGTCGTGCTCCCGCGCTTCGACAACGTCGAGGGGCAGATGCGCACCGAGCGGCGTGGCGTCCCGGTCCGCCGGGTCGGGGAGCACCTGGTCACCACGGTGCTGGACCTGATGCTCGCGCACTACGGCGTGGCGCGGGACGGACTGCCCGGCCAGTGGCCCACCGGCTACGAGGACCCGTCGGTGCCGGCCACCCCCGCCTGGGCGGCCGAGATCTGCGGGGCCCCGCCGGAGCAGATCATCCGGATCGCGCGTGAGTGGGCGCAGAACGCCATCGACACGAACGGGCGCGGGATGATCCTCATGGGCGCCGGCACCAACCACTGGTACCACTCCGACCAGGTCTACCGGGCCATGCTGGTGCTGACCACGATCACCGGCTGCCAGGGCCGCAACGGCGGCGGCTGGGCGCACTACGTCGGTCAGGAGAAGATCCGGCCGATCATGGGCTTCCAGCACCTGGCCTTCGCGCTGGACTGGGTGCGCCCCCCGCGGCACATGAACCAGACGGCCTACTGGTACGTCCACACCTCGCAGTACCGCTACGACACCTTCGACGCCGACGCGATCAACGGCAACACCGGGTTGTTCGCCGGGCAGACCACGATGGACCTGCTGGCGCAGTCGGTGCGGCTGGGCTGGACCCCGTCCTACCCGCAGTTCGACCGGTCCTCGCTGCAGGTGGCGGACGAGGCGGCCGCCGCCGGGATGAGCGCTCCGGAGTATGTGGCCAGCCAGCTGAAGGAGGGCACGCTGCAGTTCGCGGTCGAGGACCCGGAGAACCCGGAGAACTTCCCCCGGATCCTGTCCCTGTGGCGGGCCAACCTGCTCGGGTCCAGCGCCAAGGGCAACGAGTACTTCCTCAAGCACCTGCTCGGCGCGGACAACGCGGTCAAGGCGACCGAGGCGCCCGAGCACCTGCGCCCCCACGGCATACCGTGGCCGGAGCGGGCGCCGGAGGGCAAGCTCGACCTGCTGCTCACCCTGGACTTCCGGATGACCAGCTCCACGCTGTTCTCCGACGTGGTCCTGCCGGCGGCGACCTGGTACGAGAAGCACGACCTCAACACCACCGACATGCACCCGTTCATCCACTCCTTCAACCCGGCCATCTCCCCGCCGTGGCAGTCCAAGACGGACTGGGAGGCGTGGAAGGCGATCGCCAAGCGGTTCTCCGAGCTGGCCGTCGACCACCTCGGCACCCGCAAGGACGTGGTCACCAAGCCGCTGTGGCACGACACCCCCGAGGCGATGGCGACGGTGCACGGGCGGGTCCTGGACTGGAAGACCGGTGAGGTGGACGCCATACCGGGCAAGACCCTGCCGGTGATCGCCGAGGTCGAGCGCGACTACACGGCCATCTACGACAAGATGACCGCGATCGGCCCGCTGCTGAAGAACGTCGGCATGCAGACCAAGGGCGTGAAGTATGAGGTGAGCCGGGAGGTCGACATCCTCGCCCAGCGCAACGGGGTGGTGCGCGGCGGTGCCGCTGACGGCCAGCCCACGCTGGCGACCGACATCCAGTTCGCCGACGCGATCATGCACCTGTCGGCGGTGAGCAACGGCCATCTGGCCACCCAGGGCTTCAAGTTCCTGGAGCAGCGCACCGGGACCCAGCTGCACGACCTGGCCTCCGAGCACGAGGGCAAGCAGATCACCTTCGCCGACACCCAGGCCGCGCCCGTGCCGGTCATCACCTCCCCCGAGTGGTCCGGCAGCGAGTCCGGCGGGCGGCGCTACAGCCCGTTCACCATCAACATCGAGCGCTCCAAGCCGTTCCACACCCTCACCGGCCGCCAGCAGTTCTACCTGGACCACGACTGGATGCTCGGGATGGGCGAGGCGCTGCCGACCTACCGACCGCCGCTGAACATGAAGACCCTGTTCGGGGAGAGCACGCCCGGTGAGCAGAACGAGCTCGGGGTGTCGGTGCGCTACCTGACCCCGCACAACAAGTGGTCGATCCACAGCGAGTACCAGGACAACCTGTTCATGCTCTCGCTCTCCCGCGGCGGCCAGGTGATCTGGATGTCCGACAAGGACGCCGCCAAGATCGGGGTCAAGGACAACGACTGGATCGAGGCGGTCAACCGCAACGGCGTGGTCGCCTGCCGGGCGATCGTCAGCCACCGGATGCCCGAGGGCACGGTCTACATGCACCACGCCCAGGACCGGCTGATCGACGTGCCGCTGACGGAGACGGACCGCAAGCGCGGCGGCATCCACAACAGCCTGACCCGGATCCTGATGAAACCCAGCCACATCATCGGCGGCTATGCCCAGCACGCCTACTTCTTCAACTACATCGGACCGACCGGCAACAACCGGGACGAAGTCACGATGATCCGTAAGCGGACTGCGAAGGTGGAATATTAA
- the narH gene encoding nitrate reductase subunit beta, producing MRVMAQMAMVMNLDKCIGCHTCSVTCKQAWTNRQGTEYVWFNNVETKPGMGYPRGYEDQEVWKGGWEVTPNGRLKLKAGGRLTKLLNIFSSPKMPSINDYYEPWTYDYETLLHAPAQENFPVAKPYSLISGKQINIEWSANWDDDLGGSHEHAAQDPMLKGLQDKVKFEFEETFMFYLPRICEHCLNPSCAASCPSGAIYKRAEDGIVLVDQDQCRGWRQCVTGCPYKKVYFNHKTGKAEKCTFCYPRIEVGIPTVCAETCVGRLRYIGLMLYDADKVLEAASVQDEHDLYEAQRSVFLDPRDPAVAREAERAGIPGDWIEAAKKSPVLKLIQDYKVALPLHPEYRTMPMVWYIPPLSPVVDAIKGTGYDAEDKDNLFAAIDTLRIPVEYLANLFTAGDVGPVNDVLRKLAAMRSYMRDINLGRDPRAEIPEAVGMTEEEMYEMFRLLAIAKYEERYVIPSAHGEQAHALEETATDCPVSDFDDELLEMSGPFGEGSGRGGVTPVAVENFKMLQERATADTLVSGGAKRGRVNLLNWDGRGMPEGLFPDRDSAVTSPLEAADGVDDNATLEGGRARPDNTAGSAEGLR from the coding sequence ATGCGCGTCATGGCCCAGATGGCGATGGTGATGAACCTCGACAAGTGCATCGGGTGCCACACCTGCTCGGTGACCTGCAAGCAGGCGTGGACCAACCGGCAGGGCACGGAGTACGTGTGGTTCAACAACGTCGAGACCAAGCCCGGCATGGGCTACCCGCGCGGGTATGAGGACCAGGAGGTCTGGAAGGGCGGCTGGGAGGTCACCCCGAACGGCCGGCTCAAGCTGAAGGCGGGCGGGCGGCTCACCAAGCTGCTGAACATCTTCTCCAGCCCCAAGATGCCCAGCATCAACGACTACTACGAGCCGTGGACCTACGACTACGAGACGCTGCTGCACGCCCCGGCGCAGGAGAACTTCCCGGTCGCCAAGCCGTACTCGCTGATCTCCGGCAAGCAGATCAACATCGAGTGGTCGGCCAACTGGGACGACGACCTGGGTGGCTCGCACGAGCACGCGGCACAGGACCCGATGCTCAAGGGGCTGCAGGACAAGGTCAAGTTCGAGTTCGAAGAGACCTTCATGTTCTACCTGCCGCGGATCTGCGAGCACTGCCTCAACCCCAGCTGCGCGGCCTCCTGCCCCTCCGGCGCGATCTACAAGCGGGCCGAGGACGGGATCGTGCTGGTCGACCAGGACCAGTGCCGCGGCTGGCGGCAGTGCGTCACCGGCTGCCCCTACAAGAAGGTCTACTTCAACCACAAGACCGGCAAGGCCGAGAAGTGCACCTTCTGCTACCCGCGCATCGAGGTCGGCATCCCCACGGTGTGCGCCGAGACCTGCGTGGGCCGGCTGCGCTACATCGGGCTGATGCTCTACGACGCCGACAAGGTGCTCGAGGCGGCCTCCGTGCAGGACGAGCACGACCTGTACGAGGCGCAGCGCTCGGTCTTCCTCGACCCCCGCGACCCCGCGGTGGCGCGCGAGGCGGAGCGCGCCGGCATCCCCGGTGACTGGATCGAGGCGGCCAAGAAGTCCCCGGTCCTCAAGCTCATCCAGGACTACAAGGTGGCGCTGCCGCTGCACCCGGAGTACCGCACGATGCCGATGGTCTGGTACATCCCGCCGCTGTCACCGGTCGTCGACGCGATCAAGGGCACCGGCTACGACGCGGAGGACAAGGACAACCTGTTCGCCGCGATCGACACGCTGCGCATCCCGGTGGAGTACCTCGCCAACCTGTTCACCGCGGGTGACGTGGGCCCGGTCAACGACGTCCTGCGCAAGCTGGCGGCGATGCGGTCCTACATGCGCGACATCAACCTCGGGCGCGACCCGCGGGCCGAGATCCCGGAGGCGGTGGGGATGACCGAGGAGGAGATGTATGAGATGTTCCGCCTCCTGGCCATCGCCAAGTACGAGGAGCGCTACGTCATCCCCTCCGCCCACGGCGAGCAGGCCCACGCGCTGGAGGAGACGGCCACCGACTGCCCGGTCAGCGACTTCGACGACGAGCTGCTGGAGATGTCCGGCCCGTTCGGCGAGGGCTCCGGCCGCGGCGGGGTGACCCCGGTCGCGGTGGAGAACTTCAAGATGCTGCAGGAGCGGGCCACCGCCGACACCCTCGTCTCCGGCGGCGCCAAGCGGGGCCGGGTCAACCTGCTCAACTGGGACGGCCGCGGCATGCCCGAGGGGCTCTTCCCCGACCGCGACTCCGCCGTCACCTCACCGCTGGAGGCGGCCGACGGGGTGGACGACAACGCCACCCTGGAGGGTGGCCGCGCCCGCCCGGACAACACCGCGGGCTCGGCAGAGGGGCTGCGCTGA